From Scatophagus argus isolate fScaArg1 chromosome 2, fScaArg1.pri, whole genome shotgun sequence, a single genomic window includes:
- the LOC124050676 gene encoding kallikrein-8-like isoform X2, with translation MLAPKGVQRAFHTYKFNWWPWSKAGGFQGDSTEAEDLMNQEVTAAITPSKGVTVSTAADLQKRVTGGQACETGDRLYHVKLLDSTDKLICGGSLVSKQWILTASHCWQRNMKAVLGVHPGSSVKTVQITAQPVMFEDKQKRQHDIMLLQLPETTEIKPVELPDCKSRINPGGKVQIAGYGAPDAGSDEGESGAPAGLQCADLTVAKCKKLEAITAVDNPNRAYESWFCGQSSGVNICSGDYGGGAVYNSKIYGVIVSPTKSCAEAAGFMDVCEYRKWIKDTTNPGILKKIGSFFKGG, from the exons ATGTTAGCTCCCAAAGGAGTACAGAGGGCCTTTCACACTTACAAGTTCAATTGGTGGCCCTGGTCCAAAGCTGGTGGGTTCCAGGGGGATTCCACAGAGGCGGAAGACTTGATGAACCAGGAG GTGACTGCAGCCATCACTCCTTCCAAAG GTGTCACAGTGAGCACAGCAGCTGATTTGCAGAAGAGAGTCACAGGAGGACAAGCATGTGAAACAGGGGATCGTCTGTACCATGTTAAATTACTTGATTCTACTGACAAGTTAATTTGTGGAGGCTCCCTGGTCAGCAAACAGTGGATTCTGACTGCATCTCACTGCTGGCAGAG gaaTATGAAAGCAGTTTTAGGGGTACATCCAGGCTCATCAGTTAAAACGGTGCAAATCACAGCACAGCCTGTGATGTTtgaggacaaacaaaagaggCAGCATGACATCATGTTGCTGCAGCTTCCTGAAACTACTGAGATTAAACCTGTAGAACTTCCTGATTGTAAAAGTCGCATCAACCC AGGTGGTAAAGTTCAGATTGCAGGTTATGGAGCCCCAGATGCAGGTTCCGATGAAGGCG AATCTGGTGCACCAGCTGGTCTCCAGTGTGCAGACCTCACAGTCGCCAAGTGTAAGAAGCTTGAAGCTATTACGGCTGTAGACAACCCAAACAGAGCGTATGAAAGCTGGTTCTGTGGTCAGTCTTCTGGAGTGAATATTTGTTCA GGTGACTATGGTGGAGGAGCGGTGTACAATAGCAAGATTTATGGTGTCATTGTCAGTCCAACCAAGTCCTGTGCTGAAGCAGCTGGATTCATGGACGTCTGTGAATACAGAAAGTGGATCAAAGATACTACAAATCctggaattttaaaaaagatagGGTCATTTTTCAAGGGTGGTTAA
- the LOC124050676 gene encoding putative trypsin-6 isoform X1, with product MHFGEMVCNSQHNCVTSLHIPGDCSHHSFQRRHQWCSSRTSSYEMGGMTGLLFVLWVGVTVSTAADLQKRVTGGQACETGDRLYHVKLLDSTDKLICGGSLVSKQWILTASHCWQRNMKAVLGVHPGSSVKTVQITAQPVMFEDKQKRQHDIMLLQLPETTEIKPVELPDCKSRINPGGKVQIAGYGAPDAGSDEGESGAPAGLQCADLTVAKCKKLEAITAVDNPNRAYESWFCGQSSGVNICSGDYGGGAVYNSKIYGVIVSPTKSCAEAAGFMDVCEYRKWIKDTTNPGILKKIGSFFKGG from the exons atgcactttGGAGAAATGGTCTGCAATAGTCAGCATAACTGTGTTACCTCTCTCCACATCCCAGGTGACTGCAGCCATCACTCCTTCCAAAG GAGGCACCAGTGGTGCTCCAGCAGAACATCATCGTACGAGATGGGTGGCATGACAGGTCTTCTCTTTGTGCTGTGGGTCG GTGTCACAGTGAGCACAGCAGCTGATTTGCAGAAGAGAGTCACAGGAGGACAAGCATGTGAAACAGGGGATCGTCTGTACCATGTTAAATTACTTGATTCTACTGACAAGTTAATTTGTGGAGGCTCCCTGGTCAGCAAACAGTGGATTCTGACTGCATCTCACTGCTGGCAGAG gaaTATGAAAGCAGTTTTAGGGGTACATCCAGGCTCATCAGTTAAAACGGTGCAAATCACAGCACAGCCTGTGATGTTtgaggacaaacaaaagaggCAGCATGACATCATGTTGCTGCAGCTTCCTGAAACTACTGAGATTAAACCTGTAGAACTTCCTGATTGTAAAAGTCGCATCAACCC AGGTGGTAAAGTTCAGATTGCAGGTTATGGAGCCCCAGATGCAGGTTCCGATGAAGGCG AATCTGGTGCACCAGCTGGTCTCCAGTGTGCAGACCTCACAGTCGCCAAGTGTAAGAAGCTTGAAGCTATTACGGCTGTAGACAACCCAAACAGAGCGTATGAAAGCTGGTTCTGTGGTCAGTCTTCTGGAGTGAATATTTGTTCA GGTGACTATGGTGGAGGAGCGGTGTACAATAGCAAGATTTATGGTGTCATTGTCAGTCCAACCAAGTCCTGTGCTGAAGCAGCTGGATTCATGGACGTCTGTGAATACAGAAAGTGGATCAAAGATACTACAAATCctggaattttaaaaaagatagGGTCATTTTTCAAGGGTGGTTAA
- the LOC124050686 gene encoding snake venom serine protease BthaTL-like isoform X1, whose protein sequence is MLAPKGVQRAFHTYKFNWRPWSKAGGFQGDSTETEDLMNQEVTAAITPSKGVTVSTAVDLQKRIIGGNPCGPRERLYHVKLLDGHGNFICGGSLISNQWILTAAHCWQWNMHALLGVHSGPPQAPVSITTPPVMFGDQNRIHDIMLLRLPRATQIAPVLLPRCNNRPQIGNPVQIAGHASTAMGPNNERSPGETYTLRCANIPVVDCARLRAIVNLSDPDQLHEHWFCAQSPQVDTCYGDSGGGVVFNNMIYGVISFTGSPSHALAEAAGFMDVCEYSQWIQQTIGP, encoded by the exons ATGTTAGCTCCCAAAGGAGTACAGAGGGCCTTTCACACTTACAAGTTCAATTGGCGGCCCTGGTCCAAAGCTGGTGGGTTCCAGGGGGATTCCACAGAGACGGAAGACTTGATGAACCAGGAG GTGACTGCAGCCATCACTCCTTCCAAAG GTGTCACAGTGAGCACAGCAGTGGATCTGCAGAAGAGGATCATCGGAGGAAACCCATGTGGACCAAGGGAACGTCTGTACCATGTTAAATTACTTGATGGTCATGGTAACTTCATTTGTGGAGGCTCCCTGATCAGCAACCAGTGGATTCTGACTGCAGCTCACTGCTGGCAGTG gaaTATGCATGCACTTTTAGGAGTACATTCAGGTCCACCACAAGCCCCTGTGAGTATCACAACACCGCCTGTGATGTTTGGGGACCAAAACAGAATCCATGACATCATGTTGCTGCGGCTACCTCGAGCTACTCAGATTGCACCTGTACTTCTTCCTAGGTGTAATAATCGTCCTCAAAT AGGTAATCCAGTGCAGATTGCAGGTCATGCAAGCACAGCTATGGGTCCTAATAATGAGAGAT CTCCCGGTGAAACATATACTCTCCGATGTGCAAACATCCCAGTTGTCGACTGTGCGAGGCTCAGGGCTATTGTGAACCTATCAGATCCAGATCAGCTGCATGAGCACTGGTTCTGTGCTCAGTCTCCTCAAGTGGACACATGTTAT GGTGACTCTGGTGGAGGAGTCGTGTTCAATAACATGATTTATGGTGTCATTTCATTCACGGGCAGCCCTTCCCATGCCCTTGCTGAAGCAGCTGGATTCATGGATGTCTGTGAATACTCACAGTGGATCCAACAGACTATTGGACCctaa
- the LOC124050686 gene encoding cationic trypsin-like isoform X2, whose translation MGGMTGLLFVLWVGVTVSTAVDLQKRIIGGNPCGPRERLYHVKLLDGHGNFICGGSLISNQWILTAAHCWQWNMHALLGVHSGPPQAPVSITTPPVMFGDQNRIHDIMLLRLPRATQIAPVLLPRCNNRPQIGNPVQIAGHASTAMGPNNERSPGETYTLRCANIPVVDCARLRAIVNLSDPDQLHEHWFCAQSPQVDTCYGDSGGGVVFNNMIYGVISFTGSPSHALAEAAGFMDVCEYSQWIQQTIGP comes from the exons ATGGGTGGCATGACAGGTCTTCTCTTTGTGCTGTGGGTCG GTGTCACAGTGAGCACAGCAGTGGATCTGCAGAAGAGGATCATCGGAGGAAACCCATGTGGACCAAGGGAACGTCTGTACCATGTTAAATTACTTGATGGTCATGGTAACTTCATTTGTGGAGGCTCCCTGATCAGCAACCAGTGGATTCTGACTGCAGCTCACTGCTGGCAGTG gaaTATGCATGCACTTTTAGGAGTACATTCAGGTCCACCACAAGCCCCTGTGAGTATCACAACACCGCCTGTGATGTTTGGGGACCAAAACAGAATCCATGACATCATGTTGCTGCGGCTACCTCGAGCTACTCAGATTGCACCTGTACTTCTTCCTAGGTGTAATAATCGTCCTCAAAT AGGTAATCCAGTGCAGATTGCAGGTCATGCAAGCACAGCTATGGGTCCTAATAATGAGAGAT CTCCCGGTGAAACATATACTCTCCGATGTGCAAACATCCCAGTTGTCGACTGTGCGAGGCTCAGGGCTATTGTGAACCTATCAGATCCAGATCAGCTGCATGAGCACTGGTTCTGTGCTCAGTCTCCTCAAGTGGACACATGTTAT GGTGACTCTGGTGGAGGAGTCGTGTTCAATAACATGATTTATGGTGTCATTTCATTCACGGGCAGCCCTTCCCATGCCCTTGCTGAAGCAGCTGGATTCATGGATGTCTGTGAATACTCACAGTGGATCCAACAGACTATTGGACCctaa
- the LOC124050698 gene encoding glandular kallikrein-like, translated as MDAVTGLLFHLWVGVTASSAADLQKKNQKRIIGGKECDREDRLYHVRLVGRLRVKQKLCGGSLISDRWILTAAHCWEMGWTLTAYLNVHPDQKASKETKISAVPEIFYDNNGRHDVMLLQLPEPTDITPVQLPDCERRPKVGDKVQVAGFGATAAGPNNKRQPGVSDSLQCVDISVVDCTRLRGIMSNDPQAMYEHWFCGQTPKVDTCPGDSGGGVVFNKMIYGFHSFTGNPKNACSEAAGFMDVCAYKDWINKTIDRK; from the exons ATGGATGCTGTGACAGGTCTGCTCTTTCACCTGTGGGTCG GTGTCACAGCGAGCTCAGCAGCGGATctgcagaagaagaatcagaagaGGATCATCGGAGGAAAGGAGTGTGACAGAGAGGATCGTCTGTACCATGTGAGACTGGTAGGGAGGTTGAGGgtaaaacaaaagctttgtggAGGCTCTCTGATCAGTGACCGGTGGATTCTGACTGCAGCTCACTGCTGGGAGATGGGATG GACTTTGACTGCATATTTAAACGTGCATCCAGATCAAAAAGCctccaaagaaacaaaaatcagcGCAGTTCCTGAGATCTTTTACGACAACAATGGGAGACATGACgtcatgctgctgcagctgcctgaACCAACTGATATTACACCTGTCCAACTTCCTGACTGTGAACGTCGTCCTAAAGT AGGTGATAAAGTTCAGGTTGCTGGTTTTGGAGCCACAGCTGCAGGTCCTAATAACAAGAGAC AACCTGGTGTTTCAGATTCTCTCCAGTGTGTAGACATCTCGGTCGTCGACTGCACGAGGCTCAGGGGTATTATGAGCAACGACCCACAAGCGATGTATGAACACTGGTTCTGTGGTCAAACTCCTAAGGTGGACACGTGTCCA GGTGACTCTGGTGGAGGAGTGGTGTTCAATAAGATGATTTATGGTTTCCATTCGTTCACCGGTAATCCCAAGAACGCCTGTTCTGAAGCGGCTGGATTCATGGACGTCTGTGCATACAAAGACTGGATCAACAAGActattgacagaaaatga